The Sardina pilchardus chromosome 19, fSarPil1.1, whole genome shotgun sequence genome window below encodes:
- the mcur1 gene encoding mitochondrial calcium uniporter regulator 1, with the protein MILRCPHNVISSCGSLSRSAPQLFEFRKGCTQRGRTGRSFVDSSAALGQDRLVTPVVVQQPLEVLRRLYLRWFQKLSLTADLTPPWRISSRVCKMLCLRGKQKMHVGYIFANSTSQTPKFLNVGKDPVLLKRTKLLVRELSTSMKFLQYDVKKTDMVKSGNRKLFFDTHAIVRLLEGNGFSTEQSEAIVSVMVKTTNANMDTVYADMVTKTQQEIMLQRVMSHIVAVKKDMIILEKSEFSALLAENEKVKIELLQLKMQLADVMNKVRSDAIMDMNAEKSRMKEMKAEHEKKLLEARNEMMEMNSDNERHVTQINMKIDTEVAGLKTLLESHKLDTIKYLAGSVFTCLTVVLGFYRIWM; encoded by the exons ATGATCCTCCGGTGTCCTCATAACGTGATAAGTTCTTGTGGAAGTTTGAGCAGATCTGCTCCGCAACTTTTTGAGTTTAGGAAAGGCTGTACACAGCGTGGAAGGACGGGACGTTCTTTCGTTGACTCTTCTGCTGCCCTAGGGCAAGACAGACTTGTCACCCCTGTCGTCGTTCAGCAACCTTTGGAAGTCCTTCGACGTTTATATCTCCGATGGTTTCAAAAGCTTTCGTTGACTGCAGACTTAACACCGCCCTGGCGTATATCATCTCGAGTCTGCAAGATGTTATGCCTCAGAGGGAAGCAAAAGATGCACGTGGGTTATATATTTGCTAACAGTACATCACAAACCCCGAAGTTTCTAAACGTTGGGAAGGACCCGGTGCTTCTGAAACGCACCAAGTTGTTAGTCAGAG AGCTCAGCACATCCATGAAATTTCTACAGTATGACGTGAAAAAAACAGATATGGTGAAGTCTGGCAACAGGAAGCTGTTCTTTGACACCCATGCCATAGTGCGTCTCCTGGAAGGGAACG GATTCAGCACTGAGCAGTCTGAAGCTATTGTCTCAGTTATGGTGAAGACAACCAATGCCAACATGGACACCGTGTATGCAGACATGGTAACCAAAACGCAGCAG GAAATTATGTTGCAGCGAGTGATGTCTCACATTGTCGCCGTGAAGAAGGACATGATCATCCTGGAGAAGAGTGAATTTTCTGCTCTGCTGGCAGAGAATGAG AAAGTGAAAATAGagctactgcagctgaagatgCAACTAGCT GATGTGATGAACAAAGTCCGATCTGACGCAATCATGGATATGAATGCTGAGAAGAGCCGAATGAAAGAGATG AAAGCAGAGCATGAAAAGAAGCTTCTGGAAGCACGGAATGAAATGATGGAGATG AACTCAGACAATGAGAGGCATGTCACACAGATTAACATGAAGATTGATACAGAAGTAGCTGGCCTGAAGACCCTGCTGGAATCTCACAAACTGGACACCATAAAATACCTCGCAG GTTCTGTCTTCACCTGTCTCACTGTGGTTCTGGGATTCTATCGGATATGGATGTAG
- the rgs9bp gene encoding regulator of G-protein signaling 9-binding protein isoform X2 gives METMERLRNMFKWNSKKLQDVVACHRHLASCVGGSTDSPHLRQELRQTRERAHELVLSCRQHLTSKLKDKTLPEAERKDAELLWVAFSSSVELLHADMCKVFKVGNNFSLANTSALVQTGLQGDTKEVAARALSLSNLQHEETGAQSDSVERQELTQLEQEIAQVDRTIEDMEQKVNVMRWTVEARGPQYGEMVSTDSASLSILGADDEASEGTAPQSQMFMIVGLCGVAAVAVAICVCVVFLA, from the exons ATGGAAACAATGGAAAGACTAAGAAATATGTTCAAATGGAATTCCAAAAAGTTGCAAGAT GTTGTGGCCTGCCACCGGCACCTTGCCTCTTGTGTGGGCGGCAGCACCGACAGCCCTCACCTGCGGCAGGAGTTACGGCAGACCCGGGAGCGGGCGCACGAGCTCGTGCTGTCCTGTCGCCAGCACCTCACCTCCAAGCTGAAGGACAAGACTCTGCCCGAGGCCGAGCGCAAGGATGCCGAGCTTCTGTGGGTGGCCTTCTCTTCTTCTGTGGAGCTCCTCCACGCCGACATGTGCAAAGTGTTCAAAGTGGGCAACAACTTCTCTCTGGCCAACACCAGTGCCTTGGTGCAGACTGGGTTGCAAG GTGACACCAAGGAAGTGGCCGCCCGCGCTCTGAGCCTGTCCAACCTGCAGCACGAGGAGACAGGGGCCCAGTCTGACAGCGTGGAGCGCCAGGAGTTGACCCAGTTGGAGCAGGAGATTGCCCAGGTGGACCGCACCATCGAAGACATGGAGCAGAAGGTCAACGTCATGCGCTGGACAGTGGAGGCCCGAGGGCCGCAGTACGGCGAAATGGTCAGCACGGACAGCGCCTCCCTTTCTATCCTGGGTGCAGACGACGAGGCCTCAGAAGGCACAGCTCCACAGAGCCAGATGTTTATGATCGTGGGCCTGTGCGGTGTGGCGGCTGTAGCTGTggccatctgtgtctgtgtcgtcTTTCTCGCATGA